In Halarcobacter mediterraneus, the sequence ATAATATAAAACAAGAACCATATCTTTTCAAGATAAAAGATATAAAGTTTAAATTAATGCATTTACCTTTTTATTTAAATGCAAATGATAGTGATATCGTTATTTACGGGCATACTCATATTTTTGAGTGTCAATATATTAATGGAACCCTATTTATAAATCCTGGTGAGGTTTGTGCTAGAGAGAAACCTTTGATTGAGTGTGTGATGTTAGAAATTAATGAAAATGAGTATATAATCAAATATTACTCAAAAGATATAAATGAAAACACTTTTTTAGAAAAAGAGATAATATATGAGCGAAAATAAAGAAATATTTTTATGTGCTATTTGTAATATAGAAAGTGGTACATGTAATGAAGATTGTAAGTTTTGTACTCAAAGTGTAAAGTATAAAGCTGATATTCAAAGATACAAAAAGAAAGCAATTGAACAAATAGTAGAAGAAG encodes:
- a CDS encoding metallophosphoesterase family protein translates to MKIGILSDSHYKSDYTKEVIEHLKSKECEYLIHAGDLCIEENLQLLENSKLKYISVFGNNDSTLLSFANKYNIKQEPYLFKIKDIKFKLMHLPFYLNANDSDIVIYGHTHIFECQYINGTLFINPGEVCAREKPLIECVMLEINENEYIIKYYSKDINENTFLEKEIIYERK